In Felis catus isolate Fca126 chromosome E1, F.catus_Fca126_mat1.0, whole genome shotgun sequence, the following proteins share a genomic window:
- the ETV4 gene encoding ETS translocation variant 4 isoform X7, which translates to MQLPGPCPPAPSQHHPSLLSCLFPPAQVPDSDEQFVPDFHSENLAFHSPPTRIKKEPQSPRTDPALSCSRKLPLPYHHGEQCLYSSAYDPPRQIAIKSPAPGAPGQSPLQPFSRAEQRSFLRSSGTSQPHPGHGYVGEHSSVFQQPLDICHPLTSSQGGGRETLPAPYPQQLSEPCPPYPQQSFKQEYLDPLYEQAGQPPVGQGGVSGHRYPGAGVVIKQEQTDFAYDSDVPGCASMYLHTEGFSGHSPGDGAMGYGYEKPLRPFPDDVCVVPEKFEGDIKQEGVGVFREGPPYQRRGALQLWQFLVALLDDPTNAHFIAWTGRGMEFKLIEPEEVARLWGIQKNRPAMNYDKLSRSLRYYYEKGIMQKVAGERYVYKFVCEPEALFSLAFPDNQRPALKAEFDRPVSEEDTVPLSHLDESPAYLPELAGPAQPFGPKGGYSY; encoded by the exons ATGCAGCTGCCGGGGCCTTGTCCCCCTGCACCATCCCAGCAccaccccagcctcctctcctgcctcttcccaccAG cccagGTACCAGACAGTGATGAGCAGTTCGTTCCTGATTTCCATTCAGAAAACT tAGCTTTCCACAGCCCCCCCACCAGGATCAAGAAGGAGCCCCAGAGTCCCCGCACAGACCCGGCCCTGTCCTGCAGCAGGAAGCTGCCACTCCCCTATCACCATGGCGAGCAGTGCCTTTATTCCAG TGCCTATGACCCCCCTAGACAAATCGCCATCAAGTCCCCCGCCCCCGGTGCCCCTGGACAGTCGCCCCTGCAGCCCTTCTCCCGGGCAGAACAACGGAGTTTCCTGAGATCCTCCGgcacctcccagccccaccctggccaTGGGTACGTCGGGGAGCATAG CTCTGTCTTCCAGCAACCCTTGGATATTTGCCACCCCCTCACATCCTCCCAGGGAGGGGGCCGGGAAACCCTCCCGGCCCCCTACCCACAGCAGCTGTCGGAGCCCTGCCCACCCTACCCCCAGCAGAGCTTCAAGCAGGAATACCTTGACCCCCTGTACGAACAGGCGGGCCAGCCGCCAGTGGGCCAGGGTGGAGTCAGCGGGCACAGGTACccaggggcgggggtggtgaTCAAACAGGAGCAGACGGACTTCGCCTACGACTCTG atGTCCCTGGGTGTGCATCAATGTATCTTCACACGGAGGGTTTCTCCGGACACTCTCCAGGCGACGGGGCCATGG GTTATGGCTATGAGAAACCTCTTCGACCATTCCCAGATGATGTCTGTGTTGTCCCTGAGAAATTTGAAG GAGACATCAAGCAGGAAGGGGTCGGAGTGTTCCGAGAGGGACCGCCCTACCAGCGCAGGGGCGCCTTGCAACTGTGGCAATTTCTGGTGGCCCTGCTGGATGACCCAACGAATGCCCACTTCATCGCCTGGACTGGCCGGGGGATGGAGTTCAAACTAATAGAGCCCGAGGAG GTTGCCAGGCTCTGGGGCATCCAGAAGAACCGGCCGGCCATGAACTACGACAAACTGAGCCGCTCACTCCGATACTACTATGAAAAAGGCATCATGCAGAAG GTGGCTGGTGAGCGCTACGTGTACAAGTTTGTGTGTGAGCCTGAGGCCCTCTTCTCCCTGGCCTTCCCGGACAATCAGCGTCCAGCCCTCAAGGCCGAGTTTGACCGGCCAGTCAGTGAGGAGGACACAGTCCCTTTGTCCCACTTGGACGAGAGCCCTGCCTACCTCCCAGAGCTGgctggccctgcccagcccttTGGCCCCAAGGGTGGCTACTCTTACTAG